A section of the Neisseria dumasiana genome encodes:
- a CDS encoding amino acid ABC transporter permease codes for MNFRFDIILEYREMFIYGTLTTLGLTVAATLGGTVLGLFGALARLTRFEKGNVFARFFAWFLRTVSLVYVTLFRGTPLYVQIFIWYFVWAVALIHPTDGWLIRGDLAIELRRNYGALIAGALALTVNAGAYITEIFRAGIQSIDRGQIEAARSLGLTYPQAMRYVILPQALRRMLPPLANEFITLLKDSSLLSAIAVTELAYVQSTISGRYSIYDTPLYTVALIYLVMTMCLGWLFATLEKRYNTAGHR; via the coding sequence ATGAATTTTCGTTTCGACATTATCCTTGAATATCGCGAGATGTTCATTTACGGCACACTGACCACGCTGGGGCTGACGGTGGCCGCTACTTTGGGCGGTACGGTTTTAGGCTTGTTCGGTGCTTTGGCACGGTTGACCCGTTTTGAAAAAGGCAATGTTTTTGCCCGCTTTTTCGCTTGGTTTTTACGCACCGTATCATTGGTGTATGTAACGCTGTTTCGCGGCACACCCCTATATGTGCAGATTTTTATCTGGTATTTCGTGTGGGCGGTTGCGTTAATCCACCCGACCGACGGCTGGCTCATCCGCGGTGATTTGGCGATTGAGCTGCGCCGCAATTACGGTGCTTTGATTGCAGGTGCTTTGGCGTTAACGGTGAATGCCGGCGCTTATATTACCGAGATTTTCCGCGCAGGTATCCAGTCTATCGACCGCGGGCAGATCGAAGCCGCACGCTCGCTCGGTTTGACTTATCCCCAAGCCATGCGTTATGTGATTTTGCCGCAGGCGTTGCGCCGTATGCTGCCGCCGTTGGCCAATGAGTTTATTACGCTGCTGAAAGACAGCTCGCTGTTGTCGGCAATTGCCGTAACCGAATTGGCTTACGTTCAATCTACCATTTCCGGCCGATATTCGATTTACGATACGCCGCTTTATACTGTTGCGCTGATTTATTTGGTGATGACCATGTGTTTGGGTTGGCTGTTTGCGACTTTGGAAAAACGCTACAATACCGCAGGCCACCGTTAA
- a CDS encoding zinc-finger domain-containing protein: protein MSNQNATTIVITPHDLPLHCSGPKNETWNGHPRVFLPIQSNGTVECPYCGTIYRLEGEIKGHH, encoded by the coding sequence ATGAGCAACCAAAACGCTACTACTATTGTTATCACGCCCCACGACCTGCCCCTGCATTGCTCCGGCCCGAAAAACGAAACATGGAACGGCCACCCGCGCGTGTTCCTGCCCATCCAATCTAACGGCACCGTCGAATGCCCCTACTGCGGCACGATTTACCGGCTGGAAGGCGAAATCAAAGGCCACCACTAA
- a CDS encoding LapA family protein, with translation MKIISGIIKILILLVFLVLALSNTQTVQFFYLPAQPIELPLIVVLFGAFVIGAIFGLFALFGRLMTLRSENNRLRSEVKKSARITEQDLVVPSAPVSPAAPAVSPLPSERKE, from the coding sequence ATGAAAATCATTTCCGGCATTATTAAAATACTTATTTTATTGGTATTTTTAGTACTCGCTTTAAGCAATACCCAAACCGTTCAGTTTTTCTACCTGCCTGCGCAACCGATCGAGCTGCCTTTGATTGTGGTGCTGTTCGGTGCTTTTGTGATCGGCGCCATATTCGGCCTGTTTGCCCTGTTCGGCCGTTTGATGACTTTGCGCAGCGAAAACAACCGCCTGCGCAGCGAAGTGAAAAAATCCGCCCGCATAACCGAGCAGGATTTGGTTGTGCCCTCGGCGCCCGTATCTCCGGCTGCCCCCGCCGTATCTCCGCTGCCGTCTGAACGCAAGGAATAA
- the lapB gene encoding lipopolysaccharide assembly protein LapB — MENELWILLLPIILLPVFFAMGWFAARVDMKTVLKQAKTVPGGFYKSLDALVDRNSGKAARELAEVIDQQPQSYDLNLTLGKLYRQRGENDKAISMHQALLESPDTVGEKRERVLFELGQNYQSAGLVDRAEQIFLGLQNGNMAKEARQVLLSIYQQDRDWEKAIEMAQLLSHDEQTYQFEIAQFYCELAQTALFKCDSDTALHYVEKALDANKKCTRANMILGDIEQKRGRYEAAIEAYTAIEKQNHAYLSMVGERLYDAYDALGRAQEGLNVLIGYMHTFPQLDLINVIYEKSLLLNGESEAAHTAVELVRQKPDLSGVYRLLGLQLSELNPAWKADADMMRSVVGRQLQKAVMYRCRNCHFKSQVFFWHCPACNKWETFTPNRIEV; from the coding sequence ATGGAAAACGAACTTTGGATTCTGCTGTTGCCGATCATCCTGCTGCCGGTGTTTTTTGCGATGGGCTGGTTTGCGGCACGGGTGGATATGAAAACCGTGCTGAAACAGGCTAAAACCGTGCCGGGCGGTTTTTACAAGAGTTTGGACGCATTGGTCGACCGCAACAGCGGCAAAGCCGCACGCGAGCTGGCGGAGGTGATCGACCAGCAGCCGCAGTCTTACGATTTGAATCTCACTTTGGGCAAACTTTACCGCCAGCGAGGCGAGAACGACAAAGCCATCAGCATGCACCAAGCGCTGCTCGAATCGCCCGATACCGTGGGTGAAAAACGCGAGCGGGTGTTGTTTGAACTGGGGCAGAATTACCAAAGCGCGGGTTTGGTTGACCGTGCCGAACAGATTTTTCTCGGCCTGCAAAACGGCAACATGGCCAAAGAAGCGCGGCAGGTATTGCTGAGTATTTACCAGCAAGACCGCGATTGGGAAAAAGCCATTGAAATGGCGCAGCTGTTAAGCCACGACGAGCAGACTTATCAGTTTGAAATCGCGCAGTTTTATTGCGAGTTGGCTCAAACCGCCCTGTTTAAGTGCGATTCCGATACCGCTTTGCATTACGTTGAAAAAGCACTGGATGCCAATAAAAAATGTACCCGTGCCAATATGATTTTGGGCGACATTGAGCAGAAGCGCGGGCGTTATGAAGCCGCCATCGAAGCCTATACCGCGATTGAGAAGCAAAACCACGCTTATTTGAGCATGGTGGGCGAGCGGCTCTACGATGCTTATGATGCGCTCGGACGGGCGCAGGAAGGGTTGAACGTGCTGATCGGCTATATGCACACCTTCCCCCAGCTTGATCTGATCAACGTGATTTATGAAAAATCGCTGCTGCTCAACGGCGAAAGCGAAGCCGCGCATACCGCAGTCGAACTGGTGCGCCAAAAGCCCGATTTGAGCGGCGTGTACCGCTTGCTGGGTTTGCAGTTGAGCGAATTGAATCCGGCTTGGAAAGCCGATGCCGATATGATGCGTTCTGTGGTCGGCCGCCAGCTGCAAAAAGCCGTGATGTACCGCTGCCGCAACTGCCATTTCAAATCGCAAGTGTTTTTCTGGCATTGCCCGGCTTGCAACAAGTGGGAAACTTTTACCCCCAACCGTATCGAAGTGTAA
- a CDS encoding DMP19 family protein: MSEHIIHLDDLNPEDPAGFLYTLSDAYLEYSETHGMETLNDEQHTLLAYCYLDSQVQEGGFLQLIAAGYGEYIFMNPLADSLRRWRIKPTPKIIEKAKALYVEHGAAIEQMADEEVALEDIRAQFGMFEELDGDYYEAADEDLAAAALYVLANRDKFMVIGRE, encoded by the coding sequence ATGTCTGAACATATTATCCATCTTGATGATTTGAACCCCGAAGATCCGGCAGGGTTTCTCTATACCTTGTCGGACGCTTACCTTGAATACAGCGAAACGCACGGCATGGAAACGCTGAACGACGAGCAGCACACCTTGTTGGCCTATTGCTATCTCGACAGCCAAGTGCAGGAGGGCGGTTTTCTCCAACTGATTGCAGCAGGTTACGGCGAATATATTTTTATGAACCCGTTGGCCGACAGCCTGCGCCGTTGGCGGATCAAACCGACGCCGAAAATTATCGAAAAAGCCAAAGCCCTGTATGTGGAACACGGCGCGGCTATTGAGCAGATGGCCGACGAAGAAGTGGCGTTGGAAGACATCCGCGCACAGTTCGGCATGTTTGAAGAATTGGACGGCGATTACTACGAAGCCGCCGATGAAGATTTGGCCGCCGCTGCCTTATATGTGTTGGCGAACCGCGATAAGTTTATGGTAATCGGGCGGGAATGA
- a CDS encoding NRAMP family divalent metal transporter, whose product MSNNNRRNTLIGAAFLMATSAVGPGFLTQTATFTQSLLASFGFVILVSILLDIGAQLNIWRIIAVSEQRAQDIANRVFPGAGYFLALLIVMGGLAFNIGNVGGAGLGINILTGLSPEMGAIISGAVAIGIFLFREAGKAMDRFAQVMGFIMIALTLYVAWRASPPLGEAALRTFVPVKLDAVAIVTLVGGTVGGYITFAGAHRLLDAGIKGKSSLPEVNRSSVSAILIASVMRVILFLAVLGVVSQGVTLDPKNPAATPFEHVAGHAGLLIFGVVIWAASITSVIGAAYTSVSFISGFSPRIEKNRNAWIIGFILVSTLVLATIGRPAQVLVFVGTLNGLILPISLGLILLAAYRSDIVGDYKHPKWMTVCGLIVVIAMAVLSGMTLIKYIGSLAG is encoded by the coding sequence ATGTCAAACAACAACCGCCGCAACACCCTTATCGGCGCGGCTTTCTTGATGGCCACCTCGGCTGTGGGGCCGGGCTTTCTTACCCAAACGGCCACGTTTACGCAAAGCCTGCTTGCCAGTTTCGGCTTTGTGATTTTGGTGTCGATACTGCTCGACATCGGCGCGCAGCTCAATATTTGGCGCATCATCGCCGTATCCGAACAACGCGCCCAAGACATTGCCAACCGTGTTTTTCCCGGTGCGGGCTATTTTTTGGCTCTGCTGATCGTGATGGGCGGATTGGCTTTCAACATCGGCAACGTCGGCGGTGCAGGTTTGGGCATCAATATTCTCACCGGCCTATCGCCCGAAATGGGTGCGATTATCAGCGGCGCGGTGGCCATCGGCATTTTTCTGTTTAGGGAGGCGGGAAAAGCGATGGACAGATTCGCCCAAGTGATGGGCTTCATCATGATCGCTCTCACGCTTTATGTGGCATGGCGGGCATCGCCGCCTTTGGGCGAAGCGGCACTGCGTACTTTTGTGCCGGTAAAACTGGATGCGGTGGCAATTGTTACCTTAGTGGGCGGCACGGTGGGCGGCTACATCACTTTTGCGGGCGCACACCGTTTGCTCGATGCCGGCATTAAAGGCAAATCGTCATTACCCGAAGTCAACCGCAGCTCGGTTTCGGCCATTCTGATCGCTTCCGTGATGCGGGTTATCCTGTTTCTCGCCGTGTTGGGCGTGGTATCCCAAGGCGTAACGTTAGACCCGAAAAACCCCGCCGCCACACCGTTTGAACATGTTGCCGGCCATGCCGGGCTGCTGATTTTCGGCGTGGTGATTTGGGCGGCCTCGATAACTTCCGTTATCGGTGCAGCCTATACTTCGGTATCGTTTATTTCAGGCTTCAGCCCGCGTATCGAAAAAAACCGCAATGCTTGGATTATCGGCTTTATTCTGGTTTCAACGCTGGTGCTGGCAACAATCGGCCGCCCCGCCCAAGTGTTGGTGTTCGTCGGCACCCTCAACGGCTTGATTCTGCCGATTTCCCTAGGCCTGATTCTGCTGGCCGCATACCGTTCCGATATTGTCGGCGACTACAAACACCCGAAATGGATGACGGTGTGCGGTTTGATTGTGGTAATCGCCATGGCGGTATTAAGCGGCATGACTTTAATCAAATACATCGGCTCGCTGGCAGGTTAA